AGCAACTTCGACATCCTCCCTAAAACCACATAAAAAACACTGCAATAACCCACAAACCACGAACAACACACTAAACACAGCCAAACATGGCCCTAACAAAAGAAGATAGTCCGCTGCGGAAGAATCCCTAAGAAAGTCCTCGAATCCTGTTCCTTATCTATGATTAATATTCTATATTTGCGGACTTTTTAAATAAATGCGGACGTGATCCGCGAACTTTTAACATTATATATAATGGCAGTAAAAATCAGATTGGCCAGAAGAGGCCGAAAAAAACAACCGATCTACGATGTAGTAGTAGCGGACGCTCGAGCACCACGTGATGGTAAATTCATCGAGAAATTGGGAACTTTCAACCCAAACACAAACCCTGCATTCGTCAACATCAATGTTGAGAGCGCAGTAAAATGGGTTTTGAACGGAGCAATCCCGACAGAAACAGCCAAAAAAATCCTTTCAGACCAAGGCGTAATGTACAGAAAGCATTTGCAAGTAGGTGTAAACAAAGGAGCAATCACTCAAGAGGATGCAGACAAGAAATATGATGCATGGTGGAGTGAAAAAGAAGCGAAAGTACAAGGCACTGCAGATGGCCTAGCCAAGACGCAAGCAGCTGACAGAAAAGCAAGACTAGAAGCAGAAGCGAAAGTAAATGCAGCTAGAGCAGAAGAAATCGCAAAGAAAAACAAAGTGGAAGAAGAAGCAGAAGCTGTAGCGGCTGCCGAAGCAGAAACTAGCGAAGAAGCAGCTACTGAAGAAGCACCTGCAACAGAGGCAGAGACCCCTGTAGCAGAAGCAACTGAGGAAGCACCAGCAGCGGAAGAAGAGAAGAAAGCTGAATAAAATCATATGAAAGTCGAAGATTGCTACCAGCTTGGCTATGTAATCAAGACTCATGGATTGAAAGGGGAAGTTCAACTCTTTTTGGATGTGGACGACCCTCTGGATTATCAAAATTTGGAATCAGTGTTTGTCAAACAGGACAACACACTGGTTCCATTTTTTTTAGAATACATTCAGATCAATGCCAAGAAGTCTATCACCAAGCTAGAAGAAGTAGACGATATAGAAACCGCTGAAAAGTTGGTCGGCAAAGAGCTATACCTTTCACTCAATAGCCTTCCCCAATTAGAAAACGGTCACTACTACTACCACCAACTCGTAGGACTGACGCTCTGGGATAGAGACACAGCACTAGGCGTCGTGGACAGGGTCTATGAGATCGCTCCTCAAAACCTCCTATCACTACAACATCAAGGTCACGAAATCATGATCCCTATCAATGACAACATCATCCTATCCGTAGACTTTGACAAAAAACGCATAGAAGCACAACTACCCGAAGGTTTACTCGACGTATATTTGGAAGACAATGAGAATTGATATCATCACTTGCTTGCCGGACATGTTTAAAGGCACTGTGGATCAAAGTATCCTCAAGCGTGCCAGCGAGCGAAACCTTGCCCATATCCACGTACACAACTTACGCGAGTATGCCATCAACAAGCATAATCAAATCGACGATTATGCTTTCGGCGGTGGTGCTGGCATGGTATTGATGATCGAACCGATTGACAAATGTATCTCAGAGCTCAAAACACAACGCAGCTACGACGACATCATATACATGAGTCCTGATGGACAGCTGCTATCCCAAAACATCTCCAACGAACTGAGCCTTCAGGAAAACATCATTCTACTTTGTGGCCACTACAAAGGCGTAGACGAGCGTGTCAGAGAACACTTGGTTACACGAGAAATCAGTATCGGAGATTATGTACTCACTGGAGGAGAACTCGCTGCTGCGGTAGTCGCAGACTCTGTGATCCGCCTACTCCCTGGAGTGATGAACGACGAGACTTCCGCGCTCACAGACTCCTTTCAAGACAATCTGGTAGCGCCTCCAGTCTATACCCGGCCCGCAGAATACAACGGCTGGCAAGTCCCAGAGGTCCTCACCTCAGGCCATGAAGCCAAAATCAACGAATGGAGATTTGATCAAGCAGTACAACGAACACAGGCCAAAAGACCCGATTTATTAAAAAACAATCCAAAACTGTAACTCAAAAGATAAAAAGATCAGAAATTCAATGAATTATATTTGAAATCATGATTACAGTTTGAAATAATATTTTCTATATTTGCAGTCCGATTTTTTAGGAGGGCATTAAAAGCTAAAGAAATGAGCGAGTTAATAAAACTTATCGAAGAAGAATATAAAGAAAGAAGAAAATCGTTTCCTTCTTTCGGACCAGGTGATACTGTAAACATCCACGTAAAAATTACTGAAGGTACTAAAGAAAGAATTCAGCAGTTCCAAGGTACGGTGATGCAGATCAAAAACCCTAGCACTACAGGAGAGACTTTCACTGTTAGAAAAATCTCAAGCGGTATCGCTGTAGAAAGAATTTTCCCTGTCAACTCTCCTAGCATCGAGAAAATCGAAGTTCTAAGAAGAGGTAAAGTAAGAAGAGCAAGATTGTTCTACTTGAGAGGAAGAAAAGGTAAGGCTGCAAGAATCAAAGAAAAACTGTAATTCTTCAGCGTCACAAGACACTGCAGCCATTCGTCACTAGACGAATGGCTTTTTTATTGACCAAACCTGCTTACCATCCATTCGTATCTAAGCTAACCAAGAAACAATACATACTCCATGTCTATTACATTCTACAAATATCAAGGTACAGGCAACGACTTTATCATGATAGACAATAGAGAGGGTGCTTTTCCACACGAGATCTCTCACATAGCCAAACTATGCAACCGACGCACAGGTATCGGAGCGGATGGGCTGATCCTCATTGAGAATCACGACACTCTGGATTTTGACATGATCTACTTCAATGCAGACGGAAGCCAGAGCTTGTGCGGCAATGGCAGCAGATGTGCTGTGCGCTTTGCCAAACAGCTAGGCCTCATAGAAAACGAAACTCGGTTTCAAACCATAGACGGAGAGTACTACGCCACCATCGACCAGGATATTGTACACCTCAAGATGAAAGACCAAATGGAGCCGGCTCGTCACGAGGACCATTATTTCCTCAACAACGGCTCTCCACATCACATCGTCTTCGTAGAAAAAGCTGAAAGCGCACCTGTCGTCAAGCAAGGGTCTACGATCCGATACTCAGACCAGTACAAGCCTGATGGCACCAATGTAAACTTTGTAGAAATACTGAACCAACACGAAATATTCGTTCGCACCTACGAGCGTGGAGTAGAAGACGAGACACTCTCTTGTGGCACAGGGATCACTGCCTGTTCTCTTGCGGCAGCAGACAAAGGACTCATGAGCCCCATCGACGTACAGGCCAAAGGCGGAAAACTCCAAGTAAAATTTGAGCGCACTCCTGGGGGGTTCACCAACATCTGGCTTATAGGCCCGGCACTTCGTGTCTTTGATGGCCACATCAATATCTAAGACGTATATCACATCCTGTCATTTTGTCGCTACAAGATCCTTTGGCAAGGTTTTTACAGCTTCCTTTCATGACGAACAACCTACTACCATTTTTGTCCAAAATCTTCTGGATATAAAACATGAATAGATAGGCTAGAATCAAAAAGAAATTAAATTTACAGCTAGGTATCTTCGAATTTCGTCAAAGCAAATTCGGAATGAATGACACACATTAAAAGTCTGACATTGCCGTTTCGGCAAAAGACTTTTCGATCAAATGGTCGCTACTTCACAATAGCTCCATGATCATGATCACCGTAGAGGGGACCATACTGGTCATTCATTGTTATCAAGTAATTAAAGCTTCTGACCTATGGCTCAGAATTAACTATTAGAATATGTTGAATATATTAACCAAAGGCATTGCAAAAGTATTCGGAACAAAAGCAGACCGGGACCTCAAAGATTTGCTGCCTTATGTGGATCTAATCAATGGTGAATATGCAAAATTGTCTTCCCTCTCTGACGACCAATTGCGCGCAAAAACCCAAGAACTAAGGGATAGAATCAGTACTCATCTCAAAGAGATAGACGACAAGATCAAAACCCACCACCAAACCATCGCTGATGACCCAGAGATGGATATAGACCAAAAAGAAAGTGTATTTGGCAAAATAGACAAACTCACCAAACAACGGGACGAAGAACTGGAGGTTGTACTGCTCCAAATCCTTCCAGAAGCCTTTGCTATCGTCAAAGATACGGCTCGAAGATTGACCGAAAACAAACAGCTGGTGGTGCAAGCCACCATGCAAGACAAAGAATATGCCGCCAAAAAACCGCACGTAGAGATACAAGGTGAGAAAGCCATTTGGCACAACAAATGGGTTGCTTCGGGCGTCAACGTAGAGTGGAACATGATACACTACGACGTACAACTCATCGGCGGTGTAGTGCTCCACCAAGGCAAGATTGCTGAAATGATGACAGGAGAAGGTAAAACCCTAGTCGCGACACTTCCCGCCTTCCTCAACGGACTATCTGGACAAGGGGTACACGTGATCACAGTCAATGATTACCTTGCCAAAAGAGACGCCGAATGGAATGCACCAATATTCGAGTTTCATGGGATTTCGATTGATTGTATCGACAAATACAAAGCCAACTCCCCAGAAAGAAGACAGGCATACAAATGTGACATTGTCTACGGTACCAACAACGAATTTGGGTTTGATTACCTACGGGACAACATGGCACACCACCCAGATGAACTCGTACAAGGCAAACATCACTTCGCCATGGTCGATGAAGTCGATTCTGTTTTGATCGATGACGCCCGTACACCACTCATCATCTCTGGCCCCATCCCCAAAGGAGACGAGCATGAATTTTATGAACTCAAACCACGCATCGCCAAACTCGTCGAAGCGCAACGAAAAGAAGTTGGTCAATACCTCAATGAAGCCAAAAAGAAATTGGCAGCAGGAGATGAGGCAGAAGGCGGTCTAGCCTTATTTAGGGCTTTTAGAGGGCTACCCAAATACAAGCCATTGATTAAATTCCTCAGTGAGACTGGCATCCGCCAAATACTCCAAAAGACTGAGAACATTTATTTGGCAGACAATCAAAAACTAATGCCAGAAGCAGACGAGCCGTTGTATTTCACCATTGATGAAAAAACCAACGGGATCGAGCTAACGGACAAAGGGATAGATTTGATCACTGGATCAGGAGAAGATCCTCACTTCTTTATCCTACCTGACATCGGCATGGAGATTGCCCAGTTGGAAAACAATACTTCCCTCAATGAGTCAGACATGCTTCACCAAAAAGAAGCCCTGATTCGTGATTACTCGGCCAAAGCTCAACGCATCCACTCGGTAAACCAACTGCTCAAAGCCTACACTCTCTTTGAGAAAGATACAGAATACATCGTAGTAGAAGGCAAGGTCATGATTGTCGACGAACAAACAGGCCGTGCCATGGATGGGAGACGATACTCTGACGGGCTACACCAAGCTCTAGAAGCCAAAGAAAATGTAAAAGTGGAAGATGCCACGCAGACCTATGCCACTGTCACCCTGCAGAACTACTTCAGGATGTACCACAAACTTTCTGGTATGACGGGTACGGCAGAGACTGAGGCGGGGGAATTCTGGGAGATCTATAAAATGGACGTGATTGTCATCCCTACAAATCGCCCCATCCAAAGAGACGACAGAGAAGACATGGTATTCAAAACCATGCGAGAAAAATTCAATGCCGTAGCTGACGAAATCGTCAAGCTCACTCAAGCAGGCAGACCTGTACTAGTCGGGACGACATCCGTCGAAATATCTGAGCTAGTCAGTAGAATGCTCAACATGAAAGGGATTCAACATCAAGTCCTCAATGCCAAGCAACACGCGAGGGAAGCAGACGTAGTAGCAGAAGCTGGTAAGCCAGGTACAGTCACCATCGCCACCAATATGGCAGGTCGTGGTACGGACATCAAACTCACCAAGGAGGCCATGGCCGCAGGTGGGCTAGCCATCATTGGTACCGAACGACACGAGTCACGTCGTGTAGATAGACAGCTAAGAGGTCGATCTGGACGTCAAGGAGATGTAGGGTCGTCACAATTTTTTGTTTCACTCGAAGACAACTTGATGCGTCTATTTGGCTCAGAAAGGATCGCCAAAATCATGGATAGACTCGGTCTCGAAGAAGGGGAAGTGATCCAACACAGCATGATCACCAAGTCAATAGAACGAGCACAGAAAAAAGTAGAAGAAAACAATTTTGCATCGAGAAAGCATCTACTCGAATATGATGACGTGATGAACTCACAAAGGGAAGTCATCTACAAACGTCGCAAAAATGCGTTGTTTGGAGAACGTCTCGATCTAGACATCCTCAACATGATGTATGACACATCCGAGGAACTCGCAAGCAATGCCAAAGTTACCAACGACTATGAAAGCTTCAAACTCAATGGGTTGAGTACGTTAGGTCTAGACTCCAAAATCACAGAAGATGAATTCTTGGGCAAAGCCGAAGACAAATTAGGTGAAGAACTCTTCCATGAAGCTCTCTCCAACTACCGAGCAAAAAACAAAACCGTCGCAGAGAAATCAATCCCTGTGATGAAAAACATCCTTGAAACAAGAGGAGCTACCTTCAAGGAAGTTAGGGTTCCTTTTACCGACGGACAAAAGCAAATCGGAGTAGTGGCCAACCTACAAAAAACTGTGGACAGTGAAGGTCGTGAGTTGATCAAACAAATGGAGAAACTCATAGCACTAGCCATCATCGACCAAACCTGGAAAGAGCATCTCAGAGAAATGGATGACCTCAAACAATCAGTAAGAATGGCCGTACACGAGCAAAAAGACCCTCTATTGGTCTACAAGTTCGAGTCATACCAGATGTTCAAGCAATTCATTTCTCGTGTCAATGAGGATACTGTATCCTTCTTGACCAAAGCCGAAATACCAGTCCAGGATCCAGAAGAAGTACAAGAAGCTAGACGCCAACGCGCTGCTCAAAACTATCAGGAAAGCAAAGAAGAAAGTGGTTCGGCATTGAGTGGAGGTAATAGACAGCCCAACGCTAACCGTACAGCACCTGTAGAAAAAACAGCTCCAATCAAATCCGAAAAAGTATACGGCCGAAACGACAAGGTCTCGGTACAATACGCTGATGGAACAGTCAAAAAAGACGTGAAATTCAAAAGTGTAGAAGCAGATGTATTGAGCAACAACTGTGTAGTGATTGAAAACTAATTGATAACAGCTATCTTTAATCCCTTGAAAACGAATCGTCCCATTAACTTCAAAATCGTGTTTCCGATCATCACCATCGCTACGCTACTTCAGTTTTGTGCACCGACTGCTTCTACGAGTACAAGCAACAGTTCGTACAGCGAGGATCTATCGATCTATCGAAATGACTACAGCCGTACAGATTCGATCGACGTGACAGAGACACAAACAATAGAAGAGCCTGTCCTTGTAGCCAGCGCACCAACTCACGACATTCATCAAGATCTCGATAGTGTCACCAACATCATCATTGATTCGCGCAAGGCGATCAACTATGTAGATGGGTTTACGATTCAGATATACTCTGGCAATAGCCGTGAGCAGGCAAACAGCTATAAAAGTCGTGTATACAACCTCCTCGACGATCAAAGCCCCAAGGTAATATACGATCAGCCCAACTACAAAGTCAGAGTAGGCAAGTATTACTCCAAACTGGAGGCAAATCACGACTTCAAAATTCTAAAAGAATCGTTTTCAAGGGCCGTATTGATCCCCGCCAAAATTGAAATTCAAGAGTAATTCAGAATTCCGCTCCTTGCGATTGTCTCATCAAAACAACCTATTCATTGCATTTGATTCAATTTTTTACACATATACCAAAAGAGAAGAATAGCGAAAGCCGAAATTGATTAACTTGCCGAAAATTTCCCTATGGATTTAATCAATAGAATAAAATCGCTTTCTGCGTCATTTCACGAAGACACTGTCGCGAACAGAAGACATTTGCATGCTCATCCAGAGCTATCTTTCCAAGAAACAGAAACTGCAGCATATGTCAAGGCATACCTCGAGAAACTAGGCATCAAACACCGTACTGGCATTGCTGGCAATGGTATCGAAGCGATCATTGAAGGCAAAAATCCAGAAAAGAAAATCACTGCCCTACGTGCAGACATGGACGCTCTCCCTATCAAAGAAGAGAGCTTAAAACCCTACAAATCTAAAAATGAGGGGGTCATGCATGCATGCGGCCATGATGTACACACTTCCTCCTTGATGACCTGTCTACGCATCCTTCACGAACTCAAGGACGAATTTGAAGGAACTATCAAGTTCATCTTTCAACCTGGAGAAGAGCTATTCCCAGGAGGTGCATCTTTGA
The DNA window shown above is from Reichenbachiella sp. 5M10 and carries:
- the secA gene encoding preprotein translocase subunit SecA; protein product: MLNILTKGIAKVFGTKADRDLKDLLPYVDLINGEYAKLSSLSDDQLRAKTQELRDRISTHLKEIDDKIKTHHQTIADDPEMDIDQKESVFGKIDKLTKQRDEELEVVLLQILPEAFAIVKDTARRLTENKQLVVQATMQDKEYAAKKPHVEIQGEKAIWHNKWVASGVNVEWNMIHYDVQLIGGVVLHQGKIAEMMTGEGKTLVATLPAFLNGLSGQGVHVITVNDYLAKRDAEWNAPIFEFHGISIDCIDKYKANSPERRQAYKCDIVYGTNNEFGFDYLRDNMAHHPDELVQGKHHFAMVDEVDSVLIDDARTPLIISGPIPKGDEHEFYELKPRIAKLVEAQRKEVGQYLNEAKKKLAAGDEAEGGLALFRAFRGLPKYKPLIKFLSETGIRQILQKTENIYLADNQKLMPEADEPLYFTIDEKTNGIELTDKGIDLITGSGEDPHFFILPDIGMEIAQLENNTSLNESDMLHQKEALIRDYSAKAQRIHSVNQLLKAYTLFEKDTEYIVVEGKVMIVDEQTGRAMDGRRYSDGLHQALEAKENVKVEDATQTYATVTLQNYFRMYHKLSGMTGTAETEAGEFWEIYKMDVIVIPTNRPIQRDDREDMVFKTMREKFNAVADEIVKLTQAGRPVLVGTTSVEISELVSRMLNMKGIQHQVLNAKQHAREADVVAEAGKPGTVTIATNMAGRGTDIKLTKEAMAAGGLAIIGTERHESRRVDRQLRGRSGRQGDVGSSQFFVSLEDNLMRLFGSERIAKIMDRLGLEEGEVIQHSMITKSIERAQKKVEENNFASRKHLLEYDDVMNSQREVIYKRRKNALFGERLDLDILNMMYDTSEELASNAKVTNDYESFKLNGLSTLGLDSKITEDEFLGKAEDKLGEELFHEALSNYRAKNKTVAEKSIPVMKNILETRGATFKEVRVPFTDGQKQIGVVANLQKTVDSEGRELIKQMEKLIALAIIDQTWKEHLREMDDLKQSVRMAVHEQKDPLLVYKFESYQMFKQFISRVNEDTVSFLTKAEIPVQDPEEVQEARRQRAAQNYQESKEESGSALSGGNRQPNANRTAPVEKTAPIKSEKVYGRNDKVSVQYADGTVKKDVKFKSVEADVLSNNCVVIEN
- the rimM gene encoding ribosome maturation factor RimM (Essential for efficient processing of 16S rRNA), which translates into the protein MKVEDCYQLGYVIKTHGLKGEVQLFLDVDDPLDYQNLESVFVKQDNTLVPFFLEYIQINAKKSITKLEEVDDIETAEKLVGKELYLSLNSLPQLENGHYYYHQLVGLTLWDRDTALGVVDRVYEIAPQNLLSLQHQGHEIMIPINDNIILSVDFDKKRIEAQLPEGLLDVYLEDNEN
- the trmD gene encoding tRNA (guanosine(37)-N1)-methyltransferase TrmD — encoded protein: MRIDIITCLPDMFKGTVDQSILKRASERNLAHIHVHNLREYAINKHNQIDDYAFGGGAGMVLMIEPIDKCISELKTQRSYDDIIYMSPDGQLLSQNISNELSLQENIILLCGHYKGVDERVREHLVTREISIGDYVLTGGELAAAVVADSVIRLLPGVMNDETSALTDSFQDNLVAPPVYTRPAEYNGWQVPEVLTSGHEAKINEWRFDQAVQRTQAKRPDLLKNNPKL
- a CDS encoding 30S ribosomal protein S16 yields the protein MAVKIRLARRGRKKQPIYDVVVADARAPRDGKFIEKLGTFNPNTNPAFVNINVESAVKWVLNGAIPTETAKKILSDQGVMYRKHLQVGVNKGAITQEDADKKYDAWWSEKEAKVQGTADGLAKTQAADRKARLEAEAKVNAARAEEIAKKNKVEEEAEAVAAAEAETSEEAATEEAPATEAETPVAEATEEAPAAEEEKKAE
- the dapF gene encoding diaminopimelate epimerase, with the protein product MSITFYKYQGTGNDFIMIDNREGAFPHEISHIAKLCNRRTGIGADGLILIENHDTLDFDMIYFNADGSQSLCGNGSRCAVRFAKQLGLIENETRFQTIDGEYYATIDQDIVHLKMKDQMEPARHEDHYFLNNGSPHHIVFVEKAESAPVVKQGSTIRYSDQYKPDGTNVNFVEILNQHEIFVRTYERGVEDETLSCGTGITACSLAAADKGLMSPIDVQAKGGKLQVKFERTPGGFTNIWLIGPALRVFDGHINI
- the rplS gene encoding 50S ribosomal protein L19, whose product is MSELIKLIEEEYKERRKSFPSFGPGDTVNIHVKITEGTKERIQQFQGTVMQIKNPSTTGETFTVRKISSGIAVERIFPVNSPSIEKIEVLRRGKVRRARLFYLRGRKGKAARIKEKL
- a CDS encoding SPOR domain-containing protein, translating into MKTNRPINFKIVFPIITIATLLQFCAPTASTSTSNSSYSEDLSIYRNDYSRTDSIDVTETQTIEEPVLVASAPTHDIHQDLDSVTNIIIDSRKAINYVDGFTIQIYSGNSREQANSYKSRVYNLLDDQSPKVIYDQPNYKVRVGKYYSKLEANHDFKILKESFSRAVLIPAKIEIQE